One window from the genome of Hydractinia symbiolongicarpus strain clone_291-10 chromosome 1, HSymV2.1, whole genome shotgun sequence encodes:
- the LOC130648246 gene encoding uncharacterized protein LOC130648246 — protein sequence MRGSKDNICMVRKHCYIGNDLFKCGKVYRAVSHDFDGEKKLPIKFKVKSRKEILRFWPDDSIQIQKIKEGGWFTANNLTFPKVGLIHQQNLDVSSETNVPNFRNERLASGSDIYEPIEDVNIPIKAEEWFDKPILPDVLLRAFKENNGDKASDIVSYTEDDLLKPLECNTQDGKVKVSNIRSGDTGYVFVCDVSPFCSKRWYRGRMSKLYVELMFQNATYGTFLVWKVNNTQYIITVMLAQGQLKHFVVLQMDDWLFLEKSGSYDSFFSIVQECNSDEMPMHNPLKVPNALCGCPFENIEMPTQRKADIVYVSTHDTRHYVTQIFY from the exons ATGAGGGGATCTAAAGACAACATATGTATGGTGAGAAAGCATTGTTATATAG ggaatgacttatttaaatgTGGGAAAGTTTATCGCGCAGTTTCACATGACTTCGACGGAGAAAAGAAG TTGCCAATAAAGTTTAAG gtGAAATCGCGCAAAGAG ATATTGCGATTTTGGCCAGATGATAGTATACAAATTCAGAAAATTAAAGAG GGTGGCTGGTTTACTGCAAATAATTTGACCTTTCCAAAAGTTGGCCTAATACATCAGCAAAACTTGGACGTCTCTTCAGAAACAAATGTACCAAATTTTAGAAATGAAAG GTTAGCCAGTGGGAGCGATATTTACGAACCTAT AGAAGATGTTAATATACCTATAAAGGCAGAG GAATGGTTCGACAAACCCATACTGCCAGATGTTTTGTTAAGAGCTTTCAAAGAAAATAATGGCGAT AAAGCCAGCGACATTGTTTCTTACACAGAAGACGATTTGCTCAAACCTCTTGAATGCAACACACAG GATGGGAAAGTCAAAGTGAGCAATATTAGAAGTGGTGATACAGGATACGTATTTGTTTGTGATGTCTCTCCATTCTGTTCAAAAAG ATGGTATCGCGGCAGAATGTCTAAGTTATATGTAGAACTCATGTTCCAGAACGCAACATATGGAACGTTTTTGGTCTGGAAAGTCAACAATACTCAATACATCATAACAGTAATGCTTGCACA AGGACAGTTGAAACATTTCGTAGTTCTCCAAATGGACGACtggcttttcttggaaaaaaGCGGAAGCTATGATAGTTTTTTCAGCATAGTCcag GAATGCAACTCAGATGAGATGCCAATGCACAATCCTCTCAAAG TTCCGAATGCACTTTGTGGATGTCCTTTCGAAAATATCGAG atgcCAACACAAAGAAAAGCCGATATTGTTTATGTTTCAACGCATGATACTAGGCACTACGTAACTCAAATCTTTTACTAA